In one window of Paracoccus saliphilus DNA:
- the hslV gene encoding ATP-dependent protease subunit HslV, whose amino-acid sequence MTEDRFPGWHGTTILAVRRGGKVVVAGDGQVSVGQTVMKGSARKVRRLNPGGREVVAGFAGSTADAFTLLERLEKKLEAAPGQLQRACVELAKDWRTDKYLRNLEAMLIVTDGDQLYVVTGAGDVLEPEHDIAAIGSGGNFALAAARGLIESDHDAETIARKAMAIAADICVYTNGNLTVETIGG is encoded by the coding sequence ATGACGGAAGACAGATTTCCAGGATGGCATGGCACGACGATCCTTGCGGTACGGCGAGGCGGCAAGGTCGTGGTCGCGGGCGACGGTCAGGTCAGCGTCGGTCAGACGGTGATGAAGGGCTCGGCGCGCAAGGTGCGACGCCTCAATCCCGGCGGGCGCGAGGTGGTCGCGGGTTTCGCGGGATCGACCGCCGATGCGTTCACTCTCCTGGAGCGGCTGGAAAAGAAACTGGAAGCCGCGCCGGGGCAATTGCAGCGTGCTTGTGTTGAACTGGCCAAGGATTGGCGCACCGACAAATATCTGCGCAACCTGGAGGCAATGCTGATCGTGACGGATGGAGACCAGCTTTATGTCGTGACCGGCGCAGGCGATGTGCTGGAACCGGAACATGATATCGCCGCGATCGGATCGGGCGGGAATTTCGCATTGGCGGCGGCGCGAGGATTGATCGAAAGCGATCACGACGCCGAAACGATTGCCCGCAAGGCGATGGCCATCGCGGCCGATATCTGCGTTTACACAAACGGAAACCTGACAGTTGAGACGATCGGTGGATAA